The Sesamum indicum cultivar Zhongzhi No. 13 linkage group LG2, S_indicum_v1.0, whole genome shotgun sequence genome contains a region encoding:
- the LOC105175583 gene encoding phosphoinositide phosphatase SAC1 isoform X3: MAKSENPKSNSVNHPPAFGSNSSKIHPTTDPESPPDPSSYSLEKYRLYETRARFYLIGSDRNKKFFRVLKIDRMEPSDLNISEDPVVYPPQEVKSLLQRIAEGNRATGGLNFVAKVYGIVGCIRFLESYYLILVTKRRQIGCICGHAIYSIDESQIITIPHVSVQTDVAHSKTELRYKKLLSSVDLTKDFFYSYTYSIMQSLQKNVLSAGEEGMPYDNMFVWNAFLTQPIRSRCKNTIWTIALVHGNFKQVRLSIFGRDFSVSLVSRRSRHFAGTRYLKRGVNDHGRVANDVETEQIVLDEEAGSCKGKMSSVVQMRGSIPLFWSQEASRFSPKPDIILQRYDPTYEATKLHFEDLARRYGNPIIVLNLIKTVEKRPREMMLRREFANAVGYLNQILPEENHLKFIHWDFHKFAKSKSANVLAVLGGVASQALDLTGFYYSGKPSVVKRKAVQLARTSTGRDSALRDLRANSAELSRASGGADILIKQEKESEISQQSKKDMNDNSAPRFQSGVLRTNCIDCLDRTNVAQYAYGLAALGRQLHALGLTDNPKVDADSSIAAALMDMYQSMGDALAQQYGGSAAHNTVFPERQGKWKATTQSREFLKSIKRYYSNAYTDGEKQDAINLFLGYFQPQEGKPALWELDSDYYLHVSGIGDDIMPDSPLDDAKPSAPAPPLAPIPACREDYLRMKLTSFDKLIERTCSSIKNVRLCSELDHKSGNFGVAPDAAEIQLKSPNWLFGQTKYEDSSSAPKLTSNEVASGGAHDEKKIDGLYDLNLFSPIIESNEEDVFQQYLAMTTVDEANGWYGGTLLGDQDENSDIYQHYAELIQCLSCWDLQGPAMEPFQNDLEKEKYYADLLRVNMVDCMDDTAIEAEMEAALKEHDRVGADLGIFPKSCSALVMDPSQLTRWILGEDRLHKL, from the exons ATGGCGAAATCAGAGAACCCAAAATCCAATTCAGTGAATCATCCGCCAGCATTCGGGTCTAATTCTTCCAAAATTCACCCGACAACCGACCCGGAAAGCCCACCCGACCCGAGTTCATACTCCTTGGAGAAATATCGCCTCTATGAAACCCGTGCG AGGTTTTATTTGATCGGAAGTGATAGGAACAAGAAGTTCTTCCGTGTGTTAAAGATTGATAGAATGGAGCCTTCGGATTTGAATATCAGTGAAGATCCTGTTGTTTATCCACCACAAGAAGTCAAGAGCTTGCTCCAGCGGATTGCTGAGGGCAATCGTGCTACTGGAGGGTTAAATTTTGTTGCCAAGGTGTATGGCATTGTTG GCTGCATCAGATTCTTGGAGTCATACTATCTGATACTGGTGACAAAGCGGAGGCAAATTGGATGCATATGTGGTCATGCAATATATAGTATTGATGAGAGCCAAATAATTACCATTCCACATGTTTCAGTTCAAACTGACGTTGCTCATTCTAAAACGGAGCTTCG GTACAAGAAGCTTTTATCCAGTGTTGATTTGACAAAAGATTTTTTCTATAGCTATACATATTCTATAATGCAAAGTTTACAGAAAAATGTGTTATCAGCAGGAGAAGAAGGGATGCCATATGATAACATGTTTGTTTGGAATGCTTTTCTAACTCAACCTATTCGATCAAGATGCAAGAATACCATTTGGACAATAGCTCTAGTTCATGGGAATTTTAAACAG GTTAGACTATCAATCTTTGGAAGAGATTTTAGTGTCTCTCTGGTTTCTAGACGCTCTCGTCATTTTGCAGGGACACG TTATCTAAAACGTGGAGTTAATGATCATGGAAGGGTAGCCAATGATGTTGAAACAGAGCAAATTGTTCTTGACGAAGAAGCTGGATCATGCAAAGGAAAAATGAGTTCGGTTGTACAAATGAGGGGTTCTATTCCTCTTTTCTGGTCACAAGAAGCTTCAAGATTCAGTCCTAAACCTGATATTATAt TGCAAAGATATGATCCTACATACGAGGCAACCAAACTGCATTTTGAAGACCTGGCAAGAAGATATGGCAATCCAATCATTGTTCTTAATCTGATTAAG ACAGTTGAAAAAAGACCAAGAGAAATGATGCTAAGGCGTGAGTTTGCTAATGCAGTCGGGTACTTAAATCAGATTCTTCCAGAAGAAAATCATCTCAAATTTATCCATTGGGACTTTCACAAGTTTGCAAAGAG CAAGTCGGCCAATGTCTTGGCAGTTTTGGGTGGAGTTGCAAGTCAAGCACTTGATTTAACTGGATTTTATTACAGTGGAAAACCTTCAGTTGTGAAAAGAAAGGCTGTCCAACTTGCTCGAACTAGCACTGGAAG GGACTCTGCTCTTAGAGATTTAAGAGCTAATTCTGCAGAGCTTTCAAGGGCTAGTGGTGGTGCTGATATCTTGATCAAGCAAGAGAAGGAGTCTGAAATTAGTCAGCAGAGTAAGAAAGACATGAATGATAATTCAGCACCAAGATTTCAGAGTGGAGTTCTGCGTACAAACTGCATCGATTGCTTGGACCGCACAAATGTTGCTCAATATGCTTATGGCTTAGCGGCTCTTGGTCGCCAACTTCATGCATTAGGTTTGACAGACAATCCAAAAGTGGATGCTGATAGCAGCATAGCTGCTGCTCTCATGGATATGTATCAGAGCATGGGTGACGCCTTGGCGCAGCAATATGGTGGCTCTGCAGCACATAATACT GTGTTTCCAGAGAGGCAGGGAAAATGGAAAGCTACAACACAGTCTAGGGAATTTCTGAAGTCTATAAAGCGATATTACAGCAATGCTTACACTGACGGTGAAAAGCAGGATGCAATAAATTT ATTTTTGGGTTACTTTCAACCGCAAGAAGGGAAACCCGCATTGTGGGAGTTGGATTCTGATTATTATCTTCATGTATCTGGCATTGGAGATGATATTATGCCTGATAG TCCTTTAGATGATGCTAAGCCTTCAGCACCAGCACCTCCGTTGGCCCCGATTCCTGCTTGTCGAGAGGACTACTTGCGCATGAAGTTGACAtcatttgataaattaatagaaaggACATGTAgttcaataaaaaatgtacGACTTTGCAGTGAGCTAGATCATAAATCAGGAAACTTTGGCGTGGCACCTGATGCAGC CGAAATACAGCTCAAGAGTCCGAATTGGCTTTTTGGCCAGACGAAATACGAGGATAGTAGTTCTGCACCAAAGTTGACTTCCAATGAAGTTGCAAGTGGAGGAGCTcatgatgaaaagaaaattgatggcCTATACGatcttaatttgttttctcCGATCATTGAGAGCAATGAAGAAGATGTCTTCCAACA atACCTAGCAATGACAACAGTCGATGAGGCTAATGGTTGGTACGGCGGCACATTGCTGGGTGATCAAGATGAGAACAGTGATATTTATCAGCATTATGCTGAACTCATCCAG TGTCTGAGTTGCTGGGACTTGCAGGGCCCTGCAATGGAACCCTTTCAAAATGATctcgagaaagaaaaatattacgcTGATCTTCTCCGCGTGAACATGGTCGACTGCATGGATGATACTGCCATCGAGGCAGAGATGGAAGCCGCTCTCAAGGAGCATGACCGAGTCGGTGCTGATCTCGGGATTTTCCCCAAGTCGTGTAGCGCTCTAGTTATGGATCCAAGCCAGTTAACAAGATGGATCCTCGGAGAAGATCGACTTCACAAGctttaa